The following are encoded together in the Paludisphaera mucosa genome:
- a CDS encoding dihydrofolate reductase family protein, whose protein sequence is MPKVVVRNFACSMDGFGAGLHQTQSEPFGKNAFQIMNWFKSTRTFKAMIGQDGGSTGLDDAYASRAFEGIGASIMGRNMFSPLRGPWADEDWKGWWGDNPPFKHPVFVLTHHPRPTLEFGNGTSFHFVGGPPEQVLEQALAAAGDKDVKVNGGTATVRAFWKARLLDELHLVMAAVFVGEGERLLGGLGVEEDYEVAGFEASEAAVHFRIAKKR, encoded by the coding sequence ATGCCGAAAGTCGTGGTTCGCAACTTCGCCTGTTCCATGGATGGTTTCGGAGCCGGCCTCCACCAAACCCAGTCCGAACCCTTCGGCAAAAACGCCTTCCAGATCATGAACTGGTTCAAGTCCACCCGTACCTTCAAGGCCATGATCGGCCAGGACGGTGGCAGCACGGGGCTGGACGATGCTTACGCGTCCAGGGCCTTCGAGGGCATCGGCGCCTCCATCATGGGCCGCAACATGTTCAGCCCCCTCCGCGGCCCCTGGGCCGATGAGGACTGGAAGGGCTGGTGGGGCGACAACCCGCCCTTCAAGCACCCGGTCTTCGTGCTGACGCACCATCCCCGGCCCACACTGGAGTTCGGGAACGGCACCTCCTTCCACTTCGTGGGAGGCCCGCCGGAGCAGGTCCTGGAGCAAGCTCTAGCCGCGGCCGGGGACAAGGACGTCAAGGTCAACGGCGGCACCGCCACGGTCCGGGCCTTCTGGAAAGCCCGGCTCCTCGACGAGCTGCACCTGGTCATGGCGGCGGTTTTCGTAGGGGAAGGCGAGCGGCTCCTGGGCGGGCTGGGGGTCGAGGAGGACTACGAAGTGGCCGGCTTCGAGGCTTCCGAAGCGGCCGTGCATTTCCGAATCGCCAAGAAACGCTAG
- a CDS encoding alpha/beta fold hydrolase, translating to MKTTTFLLAAFVPAIASAHEPTTGYAPVNGLKMYYEVHGDGDPVVLLHGAFMAIPSEAEWIAELAKTRKVVAVEMQGHGRTADISRPMSAANFADDVAALLDYLKIPQADVIGYSMGGGVAMECAIRHPGKVRKVVILSSALSQDGWVKEGAEAIPQITAELFKGTPIETDFKRLSPTPDAFPEFVKHVVESATDDIGAEQLKATKAPMFFIHGDADGVRLEHIAEMFRLKGGDVHGDMRPRSASRLAIMPDTTHVTLMDRRSLVVPMVNDFLDAKPLKQ from the coding sequence ATGAAGACCACCACTTTTCTCCTGGCAGCGTTCGTTCCGGCCATCGCATCCGCGCACGAGCCGACTACGGGCTACGCGCCGGTCAACGGGCTGAAGATGTACTACGAAGTTCACGGGGACGGAGACCCGGTGGTTCTGCTCCACGGCGCGTTCATGGCGATTCCCAGCGAGGCTGAGTGGATCGCCGAGCTTGCCAAGACGCGGAAGGTGGTCGCCGTCGAAATGCAGGGGCACGGGCGCACGGCCGATATTTCACGCCCGATGAGCGCGGCGAACTTCGCCGACGACGTGGCGGCGCTGCTGGATTACCTCAAGATCCCACAAGCCGACGTGATCGGCTACAGCATGGGTGGTGGCGTCGCGATGGAATGTGCGATCCGCCATCCGGGGAAGGTACGCAAGGTCGTCATCCTGTCGTCTGCGTTGAGTCAAGATGGCTGGGTCAAAGAAGGCGCTGAGGCGATACCGCAGATTACGGCGGAATTGTTCAAAGGCACGCCCATTGAAACGGACTTCAAAAGGCTCAGCCCGACGCCGGACGCCTTTCCGGAGTTCGTCAAGCACGTCGTCGAGTCGGCGACTGACGACATCGGAGCTGAGCAGCTCAAGGCTACCAAGGCTCCTATGTTCTTCATCCATGGCGATGCCGACGGCGTGCGGCTCGAGCATATCGCGGAGATGTTCCGGCTCAAGGGCGGCGACGTTCATGGCGACATGCGGCCGCGCTCCGCATCGAGATTGGCCATCATGCCCGACACGACACATGTCACCCTGATGGATCGCAGGTCTCTTGTCGTCCCTATGGTGAACGACTTCCTCGATGCCAAGCCGCTGAAGCAATGA
- a CDS encoding YybH family protein: MQSDERAIREFHSTWIDAVNAGDPARLLVMATDDVLFLNPGLSTLGRDGFSAHFAAAHVQVRISCVSKLEEVVIVGEVAYTRSRDTLTASPRTSGEESRLAGDRMTIYRKQPDGRWLLARDANVLSPVVQP, from the coding sequence ATGCAATCTGATGAACGAGCAATCCGCGAGTTTCACTCGACCTGGATCGACGCCGTCAACGCGGGCGACCCGGCCCGGTTGCTCGTCATGGCGACCGACGATGTCTTGTTCCTCAATCCGGGCCTTTCGACGCTCGGCCGGGATGGGTTCTCCGCCCATTTCGCGGCCGCCCATGTACAGGTTCGGATCAGCTGCGTCAGCAAGCTGGAGGAGGTCGTGATCGTCGGCGAGGTTGCCTACACGCGGAGCCGTGACACGCTCACCGCGTCCCCACGCACCAGTGGGGAAGAGAGCCGACTCGCCGGTGATCGCATGACGATCTATCGCAAACAGCCCGACGGCCGCTGGCTCCTGGCCCGCGATGCGAATGTGCTGTCCCCGGTCGTTCAGCCTTGA
- a CDS encoding MmcQ/YjbR family DNA-binding protein, with amino-acid sequence MTANDFRELALGFDDAEESAHMGAADFRVGGRIFATLAHEHLGLGNLMLSPELQQSLIAKAPEVFLPVAGGWGRMGATHIRLAEATPEQLLEGLQTAWNLRVQKNGKSKAPKRKTKG; translated from the coding sequence ATGACCGCGAACGATTTTCGGGAGCTGGCCCTCGGCTTTGATGACGCCGAGGAAAGTGCACACATGGGGGCTGCCGACTTCCGCGTCGGCGGTCGCATCTTCGCGACCCTTGCCCATGAGCATCTCGGGCTCGGGAACCTGATGCTCTCCCCCGAGCTTCAGCAGTCGCTCATCGCCAAGGCTCCGGAAGTGTTCCTCCCCGTCGCCGGCGGCTGGGGCAGAATGGGAGCGACGCACATCCGCCTGGCGGAGGCGACCCCTGAGCAATTACTCGAAGGACTCCAGACCGCATGGAACCTGCGGGTTCAGAAGAACGGCAAATCGAAAGCCCCCAAGCGAAAGACGAAGGGTTGA